The sequence below is a genomic window from bacterium.
TTGTAACTTCATCTGAATGCCCCTTGAAGGTGCGAACCTCCTGACCCGTCTCTTTATCCCAGAGCTTTAAGGTATTATCCCTTGAGGCAGAGAGGATGTATTTACCATCACCAGAAAATACGCCACTAAAAACTGCATCTGAATGCCCCTTGAAGGTGCGAACCTCCTGACCCGTCTCTTTATCCCAGAGCTTTAAGGTCTTATCCCTTGAGGCAGAGAGGATGTATTTACCATCACCAGAAAATACGCCACTTGTAACTGCAGATGAATGTCTAAGGTTAGGGGAGCCAAAGAAACCCACCAGTTCAGGTATTAAAGTAGCGTAGTAATTAAAGTGTTTATCATCAGCATCATATTCCTTTGAATCTAACTGAAGGATATTCTTGAGGCCTGTTGGGAGAACCTTTTCTTCTTTTCTGCGTAAGTTTCGCTTTTCTGTCTTCCAGTCCTCAATGAGGCGGAAATAGACCATCTGCTCCAATAAGGTATCCCTTGATGCGGCTAACTCAGGTTCTGCCTCAAATAAGGAATAATCCAGTTTAGAGAGTAATTCCCTATCTTCAAACCTGCTGGTGGCATTGAAGACGCTGGCATATTCCTTGAGCTTACCGAGGTCATTTTCTCCAAGATAATCAGTAAATCGTGTCAGGAATTTATCCTTGACTGCTTTAAAATCATTGATGAGAGATTGGTGGTTGCGGATAAGGATTTGGTTTCTATAATCATCAGTCTGGTCACGAATAAACCCCTCTGCCTCTATCAAAATACGAAGCCCCATTCCATCCCTCTGCAACTGCTTACTGACCTGGTCATCATTTTTCAGAGCAGAGATTGCCTTTTTTAGATTCTCAAATGATAAGGCAGAAAATAAGGGAAGAATCTCTAATGGGAATAATCCCTCATTAGTCATAAATTCATGAAAACGGTTTAAAAACTCATCTCCCGCTATTTTTGCCAGCCTTCTTGCGGCAAGAAATTCTAAGACAGAGAGATGGATAAAGGTATAGAAATTTGGTGCCTGAGTAATCCTAAGGAGGAAGTAACCTTCAACCAGATTCTTTAAGAGGTCATCAGCACTACTCCCAGCAGGTATAGTAGTGAGTTGCTTGAGGATGTTGAGGATGACATCTTCCTTAAACCGAGAGACAAAACCTTCCCGATAGCCCTGAACTGCATGCCAGACCACCTCCTCTAAGGCATTGATTAAGGATGATAGTTCCTCATCATTTTCAATTGCCCTGGGGTCAAGGGTGAGATTAAATACTTCATCAATAGATTTTTGAAAATCAGGGTTCTTCAACCTATCCCAGATTCTGAGGAGGATGAATAAGGTGATAAAATGGAGTATAATTGGTCTTCTGGCAAACTCACCTTTCTTTTTAAACCAGACCAGCACAAGGGTAGCTAATAGTGGAGTGTTGGCGATTAAGGCGACAACCTCTTGCTGGTCTACTGATGCCTGATTGAATTTTTGTAATAAGTTTTTCTTTCCTTCAAAGAACTTCCTGCCCAGGTCTTGAAATTGGTCAACAGCAAGGGGATTGACAGAGGCAAGAAGGACATCTTCAGAGATTTCAAAAAAGGTGTGGTCGCGAGCAGTCAGGTAGATATGGGATTCAGGTGTAGATTTAAACCATAACGCGACCTTGTTTAATATCTGTTTCTGCTGAGAGGTATTAGTCACCTCATCCAGGGCATCAAGGCA
It includes:
- a CDS encoding NACHT domain-containing protein, whose protein sequence is FLTKIKSISSKYNFTWIKDIRDAGLFIGNGPIEAVHFYQEALEQFPISPKRETIHRGFVIKFRLAAHFCSFKAEYNSHQQIIDISGGEIDFLFKDMEKEATAGQMVVSPDFYKQFSADITSKGFGFTPFVARDTMTTLYLLILPVLLSPDILSVSDTTLLLDKMNELKQNVQKIKTLGGLYPDLNMEDQFIELRLTTPVLSEERREEWDIIDFQKYGRQKAQKAEQKNLLKCDEIYERHPHLFIKGIPGVGKTTILKYFCFKGFNSDKYPIFIPCHTIPNIEQWEQDYPYASKDIKKFMVDLVTSAFIYPGRSYKELTAQEKQTLAKMAETVRKWATQGKAIFCLDALDEVTNTSQQKQILNKVALWFKSTPESHIYLTARDHTFFEISEDVLLASVNPLAVDQFQDLGRKFFEGKKNLLQKFNQASVDQQEVVALIANTPLLATLVLVWFKKKGEFARRPIILHFITLFILLRIWDRLKNPDFQKSIDEVFNLTLDPRAIENDEELSSLINALEEVVWHAVQGYREGFVSRFKEDVILNILKQLTTIPAGSSADDLLKNLVEGYFLLRITQAPNFYTFIHLSVLEFLAARRLAKIAGDEFLNRFHEFMTNEGLFPLEILPLFSALSFENLKKAISALKNDDQVSKQLQRDGMGLRILIEAEGFIRDQTDDYRNQILIRNHQSLINDFKAVKDKFLTRFTDYLGENDLGKLKEYASVFNATSRFEDRELLSKLDYSLFEAEPELAASRDTLLEQMVYFRLIEDWKTEKRNLRRKEEKVLPTGLKNILQLDSKEYDADDKHFNYYATLIPELVGFFGSPNLRHSSAVTSGVFSGDGKYILSASRDKTLKLWDKETGQEVRTFKGHSDAVFSGVFSGDGKYILSASRDNTLKLWDKETGQEVRTFKGHSDEVT